In the genome of Armatimonadota bacterium, one region contains:
- a CDS encoding right-handed parallel beta-helix repeat-containing protein, producing the protein MRPLTNPPVSCGRLSADLHRLALVVAATLALWLPLGSMAQPGGDAVATWPFDGDLTDHSGHGNDAYAVETRFVEGRDGQALDATEVRASVPDAPSLRLAPGLRIECWVRPDGQYLGTQYLVVKDQEYMLRVDPPGEGGRFSFFVYLDGNWEPRVQAATAPQVGQWHHLVAGWDGQRLSLEVNGTLYQRERTGNPRTTHGRLQFGQFAGAIEDVRIENPAGASTAEAFWPFDGDLEDVSGHGHHGTAAGATFVPGQVGQALGSLAEPLRVPDSPALQIAPGFHLDCRVYFEEVPRGMPTIVGKEGEFMLRVDPPNEGSDLAFFVNLGGWEPRVRTQVPIRAREWYRIIVHWDGMTLSMDVNGTQTYISRRGLCRPTSSPLTIGGPGMLVDEVRIDNPRQPTVRVVHVTQERAILRAGTPEILTAVVQNLSQAVPGVSIRLEVPDTVRCLDDITHELGTLAPGATETVQWQIVADQETNDEAVIRLTAEGASSVIVRRPLVFLPPDDDEAMRKARMDPPSHGGRTWYIDSVDGDNANTGLAEAQPWKDFSKINGITLGPGDRVLLKRGSIFTEELSVSADGAPDNWAVIGAYGEGPRPIIRRNWDIGDRCVLLKDPDWLRVSSLVVCYAGKGMIAHYTEPGHSGLLIEDCIAHHIEGLYRPNAHGIPEWLDRSGARGDALSTSAGFGLSGAPAQGIVMRDCEMFQTSSGFFVVGDDIVLDRLYCHDNYVLNTSPHPFLVRIRRTYLQNSVFDAAGYHASAGTMGIMLGDPRGLIIRNCTWRNQPDSGSHDEGGIDFENSGDGCLIDHCTFQNNAGAAIEMLGLRSPQTRNVEIANSRFFTNNTALKLGPAEIFIWGRSPDPDICCSTGVVRDNGYVLLPGVEFFINEAPKTTRWELRDNTRYDTIAEADRAMPHNAAPEVDAGPDISTDATSVHLRGSVRDDRRSGPDPLRVRWEVLEAAGTVTFQDPTAAETDAAFSSPGDYLLRLVADDGELWLSDMVTVHVLQPGKAVAKAWEFNAPLDKEGWSEANLGTQFREWAHPNWSTTSHPVKYVAGGYYLVAMENSTDAHLMSADDLAVDLTGNAHITIRFQNHTPATRMRFRFTTNRAPVWQDANSKTFAVVPNDTAPRVYTVDMSDVAGWTGKLKQLRLDFSDGAELTGTCRIDYIWVGSN; encoded by the coding sequence ATGCGACCTCTTACGAACCCCCCCGTATCCTGCGGGAGGCTGAGTGCTGACCTGCACCGTCTTGCTCTTGTGGTCGCTGCGACACTGGCGCTGTGGCTTCCTCTGGGCTCCATGGCGCAACCGGGTGGCGATGCGGTCGCAACGTGGCCCTTTGACGGCGACCTAACGGATCACAGCGGGCACGGCAATGACGCTTACGCGGTGGAAACGCGGTTCGTTGAAGGGCGAGATGGACAGGCCCTTGATGCCACCGAAGTTCGTGCCTCCGTGCCCGACGCCCCCAGTCTGCGCCTCGCACCCGGCCTGCGAATCGAGTGCTGGGTGAGGCCCGACGGCCAGTACCTCGGCACCCAGTATCTCGTGGTCAAGGACCAGGAGTACATGCTTCGGGTTGATCCGCCCGGGGAAGGCGGGCGCTTCTCGTTTTTCGTGTATCTCGACGGCAACTGGGAGCCGCGGGTGCAGGCCGCAACTGCTCCGCAGGTCGGGCAGTGGCACCACCTGGTCGCCGGTTGGGACGGACAAAGGCTGTCGCTGGAGGTAAACGGCACACTCTACCAGCGCGAGCGCACCGGGAACCCGCGCACCACCCACGGAAGGCTTCAATTTGGCCAATTTGCGGGCGCCATCGAGGATGTGCGGATCGAGAACCCTGCCGGAGCTTCCACCGCCGAGGCTTTCTGGCCCTTCGATGGAGATCTGGAGGATGTGTCCGGCCATGGTCACCACGGCACGGCAGCAGGCGCGACTTTTGTCCCCGGCCAGGTTGGGCAAGCGCTGGGGTCACTTGCCGAACCGCTGCGCGTGCCGGACAGCCCCGCCCTGCAGATAGCGCCGGGGTTCCATCTCGACTGCCGCGTCTACTTTGAGGAAGTTCCCAGAGGAATGCCGACCATCGTCGGCAAAGAGGGGGAGTTCATGCTGCGCGTGGACCCGCCGAATGAGGGGAGCGACCTGGCGTTCTTCGTGAATCTGGGCGGCTGGGAGCCGAGGGTCCGCACGCAAGTGCCGATCCGGGCGCGGGAATGGTACCGGATCATCGTACACTGGGACGGGATGACGCTATCAATGGATGTCAACGGCACGCAGACCTATATTTCGCGAAGAGGGCTCTGCCGGCCAACCAGCAGCCCACTGACCATAGGCGGCCCGGGGATGCTTGTGGATGAGGTCCGCATTGATAACCCCAGGCAGCCGACTGTTCGGGTGGTCCACGTGACCCAGGAACGGGCGATCCTGCGGGCTGGGACCCCTGAGATATTGACGGCGGTGGTGCAGAATCTCAGCCAGGCAGTGCCCGGCGTGTCGATCCGGCTGGAGGTGCCCGATACAGTCCGATGCCTTGATGACATCACCCACGAACTTGGCACTCTGGCGCCCGGCGCAACGGAGACAGTTCAGTGGCAGATCGTGGCTGACCAGGAGACCAATGATGAAGCGGTGATCCGGCTCACGGCGGAAGGCGCATCGTCAGTCATCGTCAGGCGTCCGCTCGTCTTCCTGCCTCCGGACGACGATGAGGCAATGCGGAAGGCGCGAATGGACCCTCCCAGCCATGGCGGTAGGACCTGGTATATAGACAGTGTGGACGGCGATAACGCGAACACGGGGCTTGCCGAAGCGCAACCGTGGAAGGACTTTTCGAAGATCAATGGCATCACTCTTGGCCCCGGCGACAGAGTGCTCCTCAAGCGGGGCAGCATCTTCACCGAAGAGCTCTCTGTCTCCGCGGATGGGGCGCCGGACAACTGGGCTGTCATTGGCGCTTACGGGGAGGGTCCACGACCCATTATCCGCCGCAACTGGGACATCGGCGACCGGTGCGTGCTTCTCAAAGACCCCGATTGGCTCCGGGTGAGCAGCCTGGTTGTCTGCTATGCCGGGAAGGGCATGATTGCGCATTACACCGAGCCCGGGCATAGCGGGCTGCTCATTGAGGACTGCATCGCCCACCACATTGAGGGGCTCTACCGGCCCAATGCCCACGGCATCCCCGAATGGCTGGACCGTTCCGGCGCGCGGGGCGACGCGCTCTCAACCTCGGCCGGGTTTGGGCTCTCAGGCGCGCCCGCCCAGGGTATCGTGATGCGCGACTGCGAAATGTTCCAGACCTCAAGCGGCTTCTTCGTCGTGGGTGACGATATCGTCCTCGACCGGCTTTACTGCCACGACAACTACGTGCTCAACACATCGCCGCACCCCTTCCTGGTCCGAATCCGGCGCACCTACCTTCAGAACAGCGTGTTCGACGCCGCAGGCTACCATGCGTCGGCGGGCACCATGGGCATCATGCTGGGCGATCCGCGGGGCCTGATCATCCGCAACTGCACTTGGCGCAATCAGCCCGATTCCGGGTCGCATGACGAGGGCGGAATCGACTTTGAGAACTCCGGCGACGGCTGTCTCATCGATCACTGCACTTTCCAGAACAATGCCGGGGCGGCCATTGAGATGCTGGGGTTGCGTTCGCCCCAGACACGCAATGTTGAGATCGCGAACTCGCGGTTCTTCACCAACAACACGGCCCTCAAGCTGGGGCCGGCCGAGATCTTCATCTGGGGGAGGAGCCCGGACCCCGACATCTGCTGCAGTACTGGCGTGGTTCGCGACAATGGCTATGTGCTGCTGCCGGGGGTGGAGTTCTTCATCAACGAAGCGCCCAAGACCACGCGCTGGGAACTGCGAGACAATACCCGCTACGACACCATCGCGGAAGCCGACCGGGCAATGCCGCATAATGCCGCGCCCGAGGTGGATGCGGGGCCGGATATCTCTACTGACGCGACCAGCGTTCACCTGAGGGGCAGCGTTCGGGATGACCGGCGCTCCGGACCCGACCCGCTGCGGGTGCGCTGGGAAGTTCTGGAAGCGGCCGGCACGGTGACATTCCAGGACCCGACGGCAGCAGAGACTGATGCCGCGTTCTCCTCACCGGGAGACTACCTGCTGCGCCTCGTGGCGGATGACGGGGAATTGTGGCTGAGTGATATGGTGACGGTCCACGTCCTGCAGCCTGGAAAGGCGGTGGCGAAGGCCTGGGAGTTCAATGCGCCGCTGGACAAGGAAGGCTGGAGCGAGGCCAACCTCGGCACCCAGTTCCGGGAGTGGGCGCACCCGAACTGGTCCACGACGTCCCATCCGGTGAAGTATGTCGCCGGGGGCTACTATCTCGTTGCCATGGAGAACAGCACCGATGCGCACCTGATGTCCGCAGACGATCTCGCTGTCGACCTGACGGGCAACGCCCACATCACTATCCGCTTCCAGAATCACACTCCGGCGACCCGCATGCGGTTCCGGTTCACCACCAATAGAGCCCCCGTATGGCAGGATGCCAACAGCAAGACCTTCGCGGTCGTCCCCAATGACACGGCCCCTCGCGTGTACACGGTGGACATGAGCGATGTTGCGGGTTGGACGGGCAAGCTCAAGCAGCTTCGGCTGGACTTCTCGGACGGCGCCGAACTCACCGGCACGTGCCGGATTGACTACATCTGGGTCGGATCAAACTGA
- a CDS encoding PilT/PilU family type 4a pilus ATPase codes for MQMWEDVMRAGAEVKASDIFWKPGGAPRAKIKGVVELAPGGPWPDIEPEDTEFIAKSLMLREGDWERFLDFPEKDIGKTIEGVCRLRINIYRERGNVCSVMRIIPLEILTCDELDHPPVLKDIAMRPQGMILVTGPTGCGKSTTLAAMIDHINRNRKANIITVEDPIEYVHKDRNSIVSQREVGIDTREFQDALKYAMRQAPDVILIGEMRDVTTMGVAMQAAETGHLVFSTVHTTSAAETLERIVNMFPPHDKQQICMRLSRTLQGVISQALVPRKEGTGRIAAMEIMVVTPTIQKFIEEGKPSEMYDAIVEGSHWGMMTKNQSLLYLYRDGIISADTAMFYAGNRTEMRQMIRRLDGERADAEAAARKKAEEEARLRRARQRAAGPVRPGQPGGGTEDGAPPPPPPSSE; via the coding sequence ATGCAGATGTGGGAAGATGTTATGCGCGCCGGAGCGGAGGTGAAGGCGTCCGATATCTTTTGGAAGCCCGGCGGCGCTCCGCGGGCGAAAATCAAGGGCGTCGTTGAACTCGCCCCGGGAGGCCCATGGCCGGACATCGAGCCCGAGGACACAGAGTTCATCGCCAAGTCTCTCATGCTGCGCGAGGGCGACTGGGAACGCTTCCTCGACTTCCCCGAAAAAGACATCGGCAAGACCATCGAGGGCGTCTGCCGCCTGCGTATCAACATCTACCGCGAGCGTGGGAATGTCTGCTCCGTCATGCGGATCATCCCCCTGGAAATCCTCACTTGCGACGAGTTGGACCACCCGCCGGTCCTCAAGGACATCGCCATGCGCCCTCAGGGCATGATCTTGGTCACCGGCCCCACGGGCTGTGGCAAGTCCACCACCCTCGCCGCGATGATCGACCACATCAACCGCAATCGCAAGGCGAACATTATCACGGTTGAGGACCCCATCGAGTACGTTCACAAGGACCGCAACTCCATTGTTAGCCAGCGAGAGGTCGGGATCGACACCCGCGAGTTCCAGGATGCCCTCAAGTACGCAATGCGTCAGGCGCCCGACGTGATCCTTATCGGGGAAATGCGCGACGTCACCACTATGGGCGTGGCGATGCAAGCAGCGGAAACCGGCCACCTCGTGTTCTCAACGGTTCACACCACGAGCGCCGCCGAGACGCTGGAACGTATCGTCAATATGTTCCCACCCCATGACAAACAGCAGATCTGTATGCGCCTGAGCCGCACGCTGCAAGGGGTCATCTCCCAGGCCCTGGTGCCGCGCAAGGAAGGCACGGGTCGGATCGCCGCGATGGAGATCATGGTGGTCACCCCGACCATCCAGAAGTTCATCGAAGAGGGCAAGCCCTCCGAGATGTACGACGCCATCGTTGAGGGCTCCCACTGGGGCATGATGACAAAGAATCAGTCTCTTCTCTACCTGTACCGCGACGGGATCATCTCCGCGGATACGGCGATGTTCTACGCCGGGAACCGCACTGAAATGCGGCAGATGATCAGGCGGCTCGACGGCGAGCGGGCGGATGCCGAAGCTGCAGCACGCAAGAAGGCAGAGGAGGAAGCCCGCCTGCGCAGGGCAAGGCAGCGCGCGGCCGGTCCGGTCCGTCCGGGTCAGCCCGGCGGTGGCACAGAAGATGGCGCGCCGCCGCCACCGCCGCCGTCCAGTGAATAG